Proteins from a genomic interval of Calypte anna isolate BGI_N300 chromosome 6, bCalAnn1_v1.p, whole genome shotgun sequence:
- the HKDC1 gene encoding hexokinase HKDC1 — MFAVHLLAFHFTKLKEDQIKKVDRYLYHMRLSDDVLLDVMARFQAEMVKGLGRDTNPTATVKMLPSFVRSLPDGSEKGEFLAVDVGGSQFRAHRVKVFDDGKQSSELETKFYPSPKEIIQGNGAEFFDYIADCLSDFMEAENLKHKKLPLGFTFSFPCKQTKLDEGVLLSWTKHFKVRGVQDTDVVSSLCKALEKHKELDLDVLALVNDTVGTMMTCGYDDQRCEVGLIIGTGTNACYMEDMRHIDLVEGDEGRMCINTEWGAFGDDGALDDLRTEFDLELDQGSLNPGKQLFEKMISSLHLGELVRLILLKMTKDGLLFNGKVSTALLTKGKIEMEHVSAMEKHKEGLSNTKKILTELNLFPSEEDCIAVQHVCTIVSFRSANLCAAALAAILTRLRENKKLSRMRTTVGIDGGLYKTHPQYAKRLHKVVRRLVPNCDVRFFLSLSGSGKGAAMVTAVGYRLAAQRKKIDAALAPFLLSLDTLREVKNKMRTELEYGLKRETQASATVKMLPTYVCGTPDGTEKGKFLALDLGGTNFRVLLVKIRSGRRKSVQMYNKIFAIPLEIMQGTGEELFDHIVQCIADFLEYMGIKGARLPLGFTFSFPCRQASIDKGTLVGWTKGFKATDCEGEDVVDMLREAIKRRNEFDLDIVAVVNDTVGTMMTCGYEDPKCEIGLIAGTGSNVCYMEDMKNIEIVEGNEGKMCINTEWGGFGDNGCIDNIRTKYDKEVDEGSLNPGKQRYEKMTSGMYLGEIVRQILIDLTKQGLLFRGQISESLRKRGIFETKFLSQIESDRLALLQVRQILQHLGLDSTCEDSIIVKEVCGAVSKRAAQLCGAGLAAIVEKKRENQGVERLQITVGVDGTLYKLHPHFSRVLQETVKELAPQCDVTFMLSEDGSGKGAALITAVAKRLHNVGQK; from the exons ATGTTTGCCGTCCACTTGCTAGCTTTCCATTTCACAAAGCTAAAAGAAGatcaaataaaaaag GTTGACAGGTACCTGTACCACATGCGTCTCTCCGACGACGTCCTGCTGGATGTGATGGCTCGATTCCAGGCTGAGATGGTGAAGGGCCTGGGGAGAGACACCAACCCCACAGCAACAGTAAAAATGCTGCCATCATTTGTGCGCTCACTTCCTGATGGCTCAG AGAAGGGTGAGTTCCTTGCTGTTGATGTGGGTGGCTCCCAGTTCCGTGCCCACAGGGTGAAGGTGTTTGAtgatgggaagcagagcagcGAGCTGGAGACCAAGTTTTACCCCTCACCCAAGGAGATCATACAGGGGAATGGAGCTGAG TTCTTTGATTACATTGCTGACTGTCTGTCAGACTTCATGGAGGCTGAAAACCTGAAGCATAAGAAGTTACCTCTTGgctttacattttcttttccatgcaaACAGACTAAATTGGATGAG GGAGTCCTTCTTAGCTGGACGAAACACTTCAAAGTTCGGGGAGTTCAGGACACAGATGTGGTCAGCTCTCTGTGTAAGGCCCTTGAGAAGCATAAG GAACTAGACCTTGATGTTTTGGCACTGGTCAATGACACTGTGGGAACCATGATGACTTGCGGATACGATGACCAGCGCTGTGAAGTTGGACTCATAATTG GTACTGGCACCAACGCGTGCTACATGGAGGACATGAGGCACATTGATCTGGTGGAAGGTGATGAAGGGAGGATGTGCATTAACACAGAGTGGGGTGCCTTTGGAGATGATGGTGCTTTGGATGACCTCCGCACAGAATTTGATCTGGAGCTCGATCAGGGATCTCTTAATCCTGGAAAACAATT GTTTGAGAAGATGATCAGCAGCCTGCATTTGGGGGAACTTGTAAGACTCATCCtcttaaaaatgacaaaagatGGTCTGCTCTTCAATGGGAAAGTGTCAACAGCTCTGTTAACTAAGGGCAAGATAGAAATGGAACATGTGTCTGCAATGGAAAA ACATAAGGAAGGTCTGAGCAACACAAAGAAGATCCTTACAGAGCTGAACCTATTTCCCTCTGAGGAGGACTGCATTGCTGTTCAGCACGTCTGCACCATCGTGTCCTTCCGCTCAGCCaacctctgtgctgctgccttggcTGCCATACTGACCCGGCTCAGGGAGAATAAAAAACTCTCAAGGATGCGAACCACTGTTGGGATTGATGGGGGACTCTATAAAACCCACCCCCA GTATGCCAAACGCCTGCACAAGGTGGTGAGAAGGCTGGTCCCAAACTGTGATGTTcgttttttcctctccctgagTGGCAGTGGGAAGGGGGCTGCCATGGTCACAGCAGTGGGGTACAGGCTGGCCGCTCAGCGCAAGAAAATTGATGCTGCTCTGGCACCATTTCTGCTCTCCCTGGACACCCTGAGAGAGGTTAAGAACAAAATGAGGACTGAACTGGAGTACGGGCTAAAGAGAGAGACACAAGCCAGTGCCACAGTGAAGATGTTACCCACGTATGTCTGTGGGACACCAGATGGAACAG AGAAAGGGAAGTTCCTTGCCCTTGATCTTGGTGGGACAAATTTCAGGGTTCTGCTCGTCAAAATCAGAAGtgggagaagaaaatctgtgcaAATGTATAACAAAATCTTTGCCATTCCTTTGGAGATCATGCAAGGGACAGGGGAAGAG CTCTTTGACCATATTGTTCAGTGCATAGCAGACTTCCTGGAGTATATGGGAATTAAGGGTGCTCGACTGCCTCTGGgcttcaccttctccttcccatgCAGGCAAGCCAGTATTGACAAG GGTACACTTGTGGGGTGGACAAAAGGTTTCAAGGCAACAGACTGCGAGGGAGAAGATGTTGTTGATATGCTGAGAGAGGCCATCAAGAGAAGAAAT GAGTTTGACTTGGACATTGTGGCCGTGGTGAATGACACTGTTGGGACAATGATGACTTGTGGATATGAGGATCCAAAGTGTGAGATTGGCCTTATTGCAG GAACAGGCAGCAATGTGTGCTACATGGAGGATATGAAAAACATAGAAATAGTGGAagggaatgaaggaaaaatgtgcATTAATACAGAATGGGGAGGATTTGGTGACAATGGATGCATTGACAACATCAGAACAAAATATGATAAAGAAGTAGATGAAGGGTCTCTAAACCCAGGGAAACAGAG ATACGAAAAAATGACCAGTGGAATGTACCTAGGTGAAATAGTAAGGCAAATTTTGATCGACTTAACCAAACAAGGACTGCTGTTCAGAGGACAGATTTCAGAATCACTCAGGAAAAGAGGcatatttgaaacaaaattcCTGTCTCAGATTGAGAG TGACCGGCTCGCCCTCCTCCAGGTCCGCCAAATTCTGCAGCATCTTGGCCTGGACAGCACATGTGAAGACAGCATCATTGTGAAAGAGGTGTGTGGAGCTGTTTCAAAAAGAGCTGCCCAGCTTTGTGGGGCAGGACTGGCAGCTATTgtagagaagaagagagaaaaccaaGGTGTGGAGCGCTTGCAAATCACTGTTGGAGTAGATGGGACTTTGTACAAGCTCCATCCACA